One Amycolatopsis sp. NBC_00355 genomic window carries:
- a CDS encoding DUF445 family protein: protein MDTSAILADIGAHWHVYLTMPFIAALIGYVTKRVAIEMMFRPLEFTGIKPFLGWQGVIPANSRRMATTAVDLLTRNLVDPQEIFARLDPEEMLKELETPLLKAVEDVTREVMETYQPRLWEMLPSRAQRLLVDQVRAQAPDVVKRLLREVSTNIDDVLDVNDMLIGAMVRDKSLTCRLIREVAAPEFKFIARSGVYFGFVIGLVQFVAWALTKEPLIMPIFGFVTGFVTDWLALKMIFYPREPRGFGFFRWQGMFQKRRQEVAADYGALIADEVLTVRNVMEAVLTGPRADRLFALITREVQRTIDAQASIAKPLVALTMGGKQYQEMKRAAAEKAIAYLPETVKHVESYATGALDVRNTIVEKMRQLTPIEFEGILRPAFKQDEWKLIAVGAVIGGLVGELQVLLLLH, encoded by the coding sequence TTGGACACATCGGCGATCCTCGCGGACATCGGCGCCCACTGGCACGTGTACCTCACCATGCCGTTCATCGCGGCGCTGATCGGTTACGTCACCAAACGCGTCGCCATCGAGATGATGTTCCGGCCCCTCGAGTTCACCGGGATCAAGCCGTTCCTCGGCTGGCAGGGCGTCATCCCGGCGAACTCGCGGCGGATGGCCACGACCGCCGTCGATCTGCTGACGCGCAACCTCGTCGACCCGCAGGAGATCTTCGCCAGGCTCGATCCGGAGGAAATGCTCAAAGAGCTCGAAACTCCGCTGCTCAAGGCCGTCGAAGACGTCACGCGCGAAGTCATGGAGACCTACCAGCCGCGGCTGTGGGAGATGCTGCCGTCGCGGGCGCAGCGATTGCTCGTCGACCAGGTCCGCGCGCAGGCGCCCGACGTCGTCAAGCGGCTCCTGCGCGAGGTCTCGACCAACATCGACGACGTCCTCGACGTCAACGACATGCTGATCGGCGCCATGGTCCGCGACAAGTCGCTGACCTGCCGGCTGATCCGCGAGGTCGCCGCGCCGGAGTTCAAGTTCATCGCGCGGTCGGGCGTCTACTTCGGGTTCGTGATCGGGCTTGTCCAGTTCGTCGCCTGGGCGCTGACGAAGGAGCCGCTGATCATGCCGATCTTCGGTTTTGTCACAGGCTTCGTCACGGACTGGCTGGCCCTCAAGATGATCTTCTACCCGCGCGAGCCGCGCGGCTTCGGCTTCTTCCGCTGGCAGGGCATGTTCCAGAAGCGCCGTCAGGAGGTCGCCGCCGACTACGGCGCGCTGATCGCCGACGAGGTGCTGACCGTGCGGAACGTGATGGAGGCCGTGCTCACCGGCCCGCGTGCCGACCGGCTGTTCGCGCTCATCACCCGCGAGGTGCAGCGCACGATCGACGCGCAGGCGAGCATCGCCAAGCCACTCGTCGCGCTGACCATGGGCGGCAAGCAGTACCAGGAGATGAAGCGCGCGGCCGCCGAGAAGGCCATCGCCTACCTCCCCGAAACGGTGAAACACGTCGAGAGCTACGCCACCGGCGCGCTCGACGTCCGCAACACGATCGTCGAAAAGATGCGGCAGCTGACGCCGATCGAGTTCGAAGGCATCCTGCGTCCGGCCTTCAAGCAGGACGAATGGAAGCTCATCGCGGTCGGCGCGGTGATCGGCGGGCTCGTCGGGGAACTGCAGGTCCTGCTCCTGCTGCACTGA
- a CDS encoding class II aldolase/adducin family protein, with protein sequence MILETERAAVCAYARRMVGDGLVVGTSGNVSVRAGDLVAVTPTGVAYSAMTPADIPVVDLGGEVIDGELQPTSELPMHLSIYWDARDPDDEPVTAVVHTHSPHATAVSTLVREVPPIHYIVATIGPSVRVARYATYGTPELASAVLEALEGRRGCLMANHGTLTYGDGLEAAYHRAQQLEWACRVWLLAQSAGRPSLLPPPEVAKVVDRLRGYGQR encoded by the coding sequence ATGATCCTCGAGACCGAGCGGGCCGCCGTCTGCGCTTATGCCCGGCGGATGGTCGGTGACGGCCTGGTCGTCGGGACCTCGGGGAACGTCTCCGTGCGCGCCGGGGACCTCGTCGCCGTCACGCCCACCGGGGTCGCCTACTCCGCGATGACCCCCGCCGACATCCCCGTGGTGGATCTCGGCGGGGAGGTCATCGACGGCGAGCTGCAGCCGACCAGTGAGCTGCCGATGCACCTCTCGATCTACTGGGACGCGCGCGATCCGGACGACGAGCCGGTGACCGCGGTCGTGCACACGCACTCGCCGCACGCCACCGCCGTGTCGACGCTCGTGCGGGAAGTGCCGCCGATCCACTACATCGTCGCCACCATCGGCCCTTCCGTGCGCGTCGCGCGCTACGCCACCTACGGCACGCCCGAGCTCGCCTCCGCCGTTCTGGAAGCACTCGAAGGGCGCCGTGGCTGCCTGATGGCGAACCACGGCACCCTCACCTACGGCGACGGCCTCGAGGCCGCGTACCACCGCGCGCAGCAGCTCGAGTGGGCGTGCCGCGTGTGGCTGCTCGCGCAGAGCGCCGGCCGGCCGAGCCTGCTGCCGCCGCCCGAGGTGGCGAAGGTCGTCGACCGGCTGCGGGGCTACGGGCAGCGTTAA
- a CDS encoding DUF445 domain-containing protein, translating into MPFIAALIGYVTKRVAIEMMFRPLEFTGVRPFLGWQGVLPANAERMAATATEMLTTNLVDPKEIFARLDPAQVAKEIEQPLLRVVEDVTRDVMETYQPRLWEVLPNTAQQLLLKRVQSEAPKAITKIMREIADNIEDVLDLKHMVVTNLVRDKALLNRLIRDISRPEMRFIARSGIVFGFILGCVQLVVWALTKSPIVLPLFGLAIGWLTDWLALKMIFLPREPRRFFGLYTWQGVFQKRRDVVAADYGDMIAREIITIPNLLEAVLRGPKSDRLFAMITREVQKTIDAQASVVKPFVAIAVGTKRFQEMKQTAATKAAERVPETIRYAENYAINALDVRNTIVDRMRKLSALEFEQLLRPAFRQDEWKLIAVGAVIGGLVGELQVLALLG; encoded by the coding sequence ATGCCGTTCATCGCCGCGCTGATCGGGTACGTCACCAAGCGCGTCGCCATCGAAATGATGTTCCGGCCGCTCGAGTTCACCGGGGTCAGGCCGTTCCTCGGCTGGCAGGGCGTGCTGCCGGCGAACGCCGAGCGGATGGCGGCGACGGCCACCGAGATGCTGACGACGAACCTCGTCGACCCGAAGGAGATCTTCGCCCGGCTCGACCCGGCGCAGGTCGCGAAGGAGATCGAGCAGCCGCTGCTACGAGTGGTCGAGGACGTCACCCGCGACGTCATGGAGACCTACCAGCCGCGGCTGTGGGAGGTGCTGCCGAACACCGCGCAGCAGCTGCTCCTCAAGCGCGTCCAGTCGGAAGCGCCGAAGGCGATCACCAAGATCATGCGGGAGATCGCCGACAACATCGAGGACGTCCTCGACCTCAAGCACATGGTCGTGACGAACCTGGTGCGCGACAAGGCGTTGCTGAACCGGCTGATCCGCGACATCTCACGCCCGGAGATGCGGTTCATCGCCCGCTCCGGCATCGTCTTCGGGTTCATCCTCGGCTGCGTGCAGCTCGTCGTCTGGGCGCTGACGAAGTCGCCGATCGTGCTGCCGCTGTTCGGCCTCGCCATCGGCTGGCTCACCGACTGGCTGGCCCTGAAGATGATCTTCCTGCCGCGCGAACCACGCCGGTTCTTCGGGCTCTACACCTGGCAGGGTGTGTTCCAGAAGCGCCGCGACGTCGTGGCCGCCGACTACGGCGACATGATCGCGCGCGAGATCATCACCATCCCCAACCTGCTCGAAGCGGTGCTGCGGGGGCCGAAGTCGGACAGGCTGTTCGCGATGATCACCCGCGAGGTGCAGAAGACGATCGACGCGCAGGCGAGCGTCGTCAAGCCGTTCGTCGCCATCGCCGTCGGCACCAAGCGGTTCCAGGAGATGAAGCAGACGGCCGCGACGAAGGCCGCGGAGCGCGTCCCGGAAACGATCCGGTACGCCGAGAACTACGCGATCAACGCGCTCGACGTCCGCAACACGATCGTGGACCGGATGCGGAAACTGAGCGCGCTGGAGTTCGAGCAGCTGCTGCGGCCGGCGTTCCGGCAGGACGAGTGGAAGCTGATCGCGGTCGGTGCGGTGATCGGCGGTCTCGTCGGAGAACTGCAGGTGCTCGCCCTGCTCGGCTAG
- a CDS encoding HD family phosphohydrolase → MRTQENTINDVTVSAVENRVHRLCQEYAERLQFHGWHHVSFVRAKAGGFAQHNGADRTVVEVAALVHDVNYLVLRNSPAAAGCGLRGELLAECGVADGVARWIDEIVDEAEMATRGRDISLEAQALSDADTLFKALPVTPVVLAHRYLRENGLSLRELADKIVGEQCDVHDEGYYFYNPEAAATYSRWAMANLQLWQCIQEAVDDPTVVELLDAVHAVDAVAS, encoded by the coding sequence ATGCGCACGCAGGAAAACACGATCAACGACGTGACCGTGAGCGCCGTCGAGAACCGGGTGCACCGGCTCTGCCAGGAGTACGCCGAGCGGCTGCAGTTCCACGGCTGGCACCACGTGAGCTTCGTCCGCGCGAAGGCGGGCGGCTTCGCCCAGCACAACGGAGCCGACCGCACCGTCGTGGAGGTGGCCGCGCTGGTGCACGACGTCAACTACCTGGTGCTCCGCAATTCGCCGGCCGCCGCCGGCTGCGGCCTCCGCGGGGAGCTCCTCGCCGAGTGCGGCGTCGCCGACGGCGTCGCGCGCTGGATCGACGAAATCGTCGACGAAGCCGAAATGGCCACCCGTGGCCGCGACATTTCGCTGGAAGCGCAGGCGTTGAGCGACGCGGACACGCTGTTCAAGGCGCTGCCGGTGACGCCGGTGGTGCTCGCGCACCGCTACCTGCGCGAGAACGGCCTGAGCCTGCGGGAGCTGGCGGACAAGATCGTCGGCGAGCAGTGCGACGTCCACGACGAGGGGTACTACTTCTACAACCCCGAAGCGGCGGCGACGTACTCGCGCTGGGCGATGGCGAACCTGCAGCTGTGGCAGTGCATCCAGGAGGCGGTCGACGACCCGACGGTCGTGGAGCTGCTGGACGCGGTGCACGCGGTCGACGCGGTGGCGTCTTAA
- a CDS encoding metal ABC transporter permease, whose protein sequence is MDLFDFGKTWELITELDGVQTALLAAAILGLVAGVLGPLIVMRRMSFAVHGTSELAFTGGAAALLLGIGVEYGALIGAVVAALLLGILGARDADRDSVIGVILSFGLGMGVLFLSFYKGRSGNKFGILTGQIITIDSTNLTLFVVSSVVVLAVLALVYRPLLFASVDRNVAIARGVPVKTLTVVFALLVGISTALSVKVVGSLLVVALMVTPAAAAARVTASPWKATVLSIVFAEVAALGGIVLSLAPGLPVSAFVTAISFLIYVVCRLIAWQRDRRTRVRAVTSAAELTPVA, encoded by the coding sequence TTGGATCTGTTCGACTTCGGCAAGACCTGGGAACTGATCACCGAGCTCGACGGCGTCCAGACGGCGTTGCTGGCGGCGGCGATCCTCGGCCTGGTGGCCGGCGTGCTCGGACCGCTGATCGTGATGCGCCGCATGTCGTTCGCCGTGCACGGCACGTCCGAGCTGGCCTTCACCGGCGGCGCGGCGGCCCTGCTGCTCGGTATCGGCGTCGAGTACGGCGCGCTGATCGGCGCGGTGGTGGCGGCCCTGCTGCTGGGCATCCTGGGAGCGCGGGACGCCGACCGGGACTCGGTGATCGGCGTGATCCTCTCGTTCGGCCTCGGCATGGGCGTGCTGTTCCTGTCGTTCTACAAAGGACGCTCCGGCAACAAGTTCGGCATCCTGACCGGCCAGATCATCACCATCGACTCGACGAACCTGACGTTGTTCGTGGTGTCGTCGGTGGTGGTCTTGGCGGTGCTGGCGCTGGTGTACCGGCCACTGCTGTTCGCGTCGGTGGACCGCAACGTGGCCATCGCGCGCGGCGTCCCGGTGAAGACGTTGACGGTGGTGTTCGCGCTGCTGGTCGGCATCTCGACGGCGCTGAGCGTGAAGGTGGTCGGTTCACTGCTGGTGGTGGCGCTGATGGTGACGCCCGCGGCCGCCGCGGCGCGCGTGACGGCGTCCCCCTGGAAGGCGACGGTGCTGTCGATCGTCTTCGCCGAGGTGGCGGCCCTGGGCGGCATCGTGCTGTCGCTGGCACCGGGCCTGCCGGTGAGCGCGTTCGTCACGGCGATTTCGTTCTTGATCTACGTGGTGTGCCGCCTGATCGCCTGGCAGCGCGACCGCCGGACGCGGGTGCGAGCGGTGACCTCGGCCGCCGAGCTGACCCCGGTGGCCTAG
- a CDS encoding DUF445 domain-containing protein translates to MDAVLADFAAHWPLYTAMPFIAALIGYVTKRVAIEMMFRPVEFLGIPPLLGWQGVVPKHGGRMAAVATELLTANLLDLREVFGRIDPVIITHELEQPLLRAVDHIAREVLAEHHPRLWEVMPTLAQEMLIKQVQSSAPRLVREFLDDVRENLDEVLDVQHMTVQRLTRDKALLVRLIRETSRPEMAFIARMGIYFGFGLGLVQTIVWAFTREPWVLPVFGGVIGLCTDWLAIKLIFVPREPVRVGRVIFQGKFQRRRAEVARQYGELIANEVLTVQNLLDAVLRGPRADRLAALVEQMVSSAVDTQMSASVLTLTVGGPRLREMKHAAAVKALQHLPDTARYAEGYLTEAMDVAKMIEQRMLALTPLEFEGLLRPAFRQDEWKLIAVGGVIGFLVGELQVLLMLG, encoded by the coding sequence ATGGACGCTGTCCTGGCCGACTTCGCCGCGCATTGGCCGCTGTACACGGCGATGCCGTTCATCGCGGCGCTGATCGGGTACGTCACCAAGCGCGTCGCCATCGAGATGATGTTCCGGCCGGTGGAGTTCCTCGGGATCCCGCCGCTGCTCGGCTGGCAGGGGGTCGTCCCCAAGCACGGCGGGCGGATGGCGGCGGTCGCCACCGAACTGCTGACGGCGAACCTCCTCGACCTGCGCGAGGTCTTCGGCCGGATCGACCCGGTGATCATCACGCACGAGCTGGAGCAGCCGCTGCTGCGCGCGGTCGACCACATCGCGCGCGAGGTGCTCGCCGAGCACCACCCGCGGCTGTGGGAGGTCATGCCGACGCTGGCGCAGGAGATGCTGATCAAGCAGGTCCAGTCGTCGGCGCCGCGGCTGGTGCGGGAGTTCCTCGACGACGTCCGCGAGAACCTCGACGAAGTGCTCGACGTCCAGCACATGACGGTCCAGCGGCTCACCCGCGACAAGGCGCTGCTGGTGCGGCTGATCCGCGAGACGTCCCGGCCGGAGATGGCGTTCATCGCGCGGATGGGCATCTACTTCGGCTTCGGGCTGGGCCTGGTGCAGACGATCGTCTGGGCGTTCACGCGCGAGCCGTGGGTGCTGCCGGTCTTCGGCGGCGTGATCGGGCTGTGCACGGACTGGCTGGCGATCAAGCTGATCTTCGTCCCGCGCGAGCCGGTCCGCGTCGGGCGGGTGATCTTCCAGGGCAAGTTCCAGCGGCGACGCGCGGAGGTCGCGCGGCAGTACGGCGAGCTGATCGCGAACGAGGTCCTCACCGTCCAGAACCTGCTGGACGCCGTCCTGCGCGGCCCGCGCGCGGATCGCCTGGCGGCGCTGGTCGAGCAGATGGTCTCGTCGGCGGTCGACACCCAGATGTCGGCCTCGGTGCTGACGCTGACGGTGGGTGGCCCCCGGCTGCGCGAGATGAAGCACGCGGCGGCGGTCAAGGCGTTGCAGCACCTGCCGGACACAGCGCGCTACGCCGAGGGCTACCTGACCGAGGCGATGGACGTCGCGAAGATGATCGAGCAGCGGATGCTGGCGTTGACACCGCTGGAGTTCGAGGGCCTGCTGCGGCCCGCGTTCCGGCAGGACGAGTGGAAGCTGATCGCGGTCGGCGGGGTGATCGGCTTCCTGGTCGGGGAGCTGCAGGTCCTGCTGATGCTGGGCTGA